ACTGAGAGCACGTACCTCTGCCTCAAGCTCTACCTTCTCCCTCGTGTTGCCGTTCTTTGCGGCGTTTGCCGCACCGTTCTCCAACATCCCTACGCGCTGCCACATGTCCTTGAGGCCTTTGTCAAGCACTTCCGGATCGTCACTGTCCAGATGGAAGTGCTCTATAAGCTCTGCCTCATCTACAAAATTATCCAGTTCTTTGACGCGATCCGCATAGGGCATCAGGATTTCATCGATCTTCTCTATACAGGCTCTGTTCTCCTTCAGCTCCTCGATGGATTTCGGATTGATTCCATCCTTCTCGTGTTTCTAAAGGATCAATTTCTCGATGTCTTCATCTGTGAGATTTGAATAATCTTGAGCCTCGCTGGACATGAAACGCTCGACGGAGTTAACATATAAAAATCTGGCTATATTCGACATATCCTTTATTAACGGCTATTGAATCTAGCCCGCAGGTAATATGACAACGGAATCGATTATGTTCCCATTTGTCCGTGTAGTCGGACAGGATTTGATGAAAAAAGCATTGCTCCTGAACATCATCGACCCTGGAATCGGCGGGGTTTTGATCAAAGGGGAAAAGGGTACGGCGAAGTCCACCTCCATCAGATCCTTGTCACAGATTCTCCCTATGAGACCAACCGTTATCGGCTGTCCGTTCCACTGCGACCCCAGATATCCCAAGAGGATGTGCATCCAATGTCGCGAAAAACTCTCGAAAGGGGAAGAACTGAAATCCGAGGAAATGCCGATGACCGTTGTGGAACTCCCTCTGAGTGCGACCGAGGACCGTGTGTCCGGAACGTTGGATTTGGAACATGTCCTCAAAACAGGAGAGAAGAAGTTCGAACCTGGAGTTCTCGCACAGGCAAACGGGAACGTTCTCTATGTGGATGAGGTCAACCTTCTGGACGACCATATAATCGATCTGCTCCTTGATTCCGCCGCGATGGGTGTCAACTACATCGAGAGGGAGGGCGTATCATTCTCCCATCCTGCCAAGTTCATTCTCATCGGAAGCATGAACCCCGAAGAGGGAAGCCTCAGGCCCCAGTTATTGGACAGGTTCGGACTCTGTGTCGATATCGAGGGAGAGAAGGAGGTCCCCACCAGGATGGAGGTCATCAAGCGCAGGATGGAGTTCGACAAGGATCCCGAAGGATACCTGGAATCCTGCAAGGACGAGATAGATGAGCTCCGCAAGAAAATCGTCACCGCAAGAGAGACTCTCTCTGAAGTGAAGCTCGACGACAAGATAATCCATGATATCGTCATGGTATCGATACACTTCAAGATGGAAGGGCACAGAGCCGACATCACCATGATGAGGGCTGCCAAAGCCAATGCCGCGCTGGACGGGAGGAAAGAGGTCACCAAACAAGACCTCCGCGAGATCGCTCCCCTGGTCCTGTCACACCGTCTCAAGAAACGTGCATTCGACAACGTCACCTTCGATGAGAAGGAGTTGGATGTATGTCTGGGAATTTGAAGACGGCCTACTATCCTTTCTCTGCAGTATACGGGATGGATCAGACCAAGAAAGCACTGATGTGCGCGATAGCGAATCCACGCATCAAATCAGTACTAATCAGAGGTCCGTCCGGTACCGGGAAGACACTGGTAGCACGTTCGCTCGGACAGATTTCCGGAAAATCGATAGTGAACATTCCGCTGAATGTCACCGACGAGCAACTGTTCGGCTGTCTCGATATAGAACTGGCGGTCAAAGAAGGGAAGCTATCTCTTCAGGAAGGATTGCTCAATAGAGGTGACCACAACATCCTGTACATGGATGACATCAACCTATTCGAACACAGGATCATCACAGGAGTCATTGATGCTGTCCTGTCAGGTCAGGTGAGGATTGAGAGGGAGAACATGTCCACGTCGTACAAGGTGGACACCATCCTGGTCGCCACCATGAACAACAGTGACTCGTACCTCTCCCCTCCGATCCTGGACCATTTCGACATGTGCGTCACCGTGGACTATCCAGAAGATTCGGCAGGGAGAGAAGAGATCCTGAGGAGGAGCATCGCCTACGACGATGACCCTGATGTATTCATGGAGAAGTACCGCGAGGCGGATGATGAGGTCCACGACAGGATAACCCGTGCCTCGGATATCCTGAAGGATGAGGAGCCTTCAGATGCTCTGATGGAGGCCATAGCCGGCGTGTGCAACAACATGGGCATCGATGGCCACCGCGGAGACCTCTCTGCGGCAAACGTCGCCATGACTCTGGCTGCGCTGGATGGAAGAACGGAGACAAACGAATCCGACATCATGGAAGCGTCCGTCCTCTGTCTTAACCACAGAGTGAAAGTCGTCAAAGGAAGAAGGGTTGACAAGAAGCAGAAACTGGCCAGGTCAACCGTCGGATTCAACACGGATTCCAAAGCTGCAAAGAAGCTGTTCACCAACAGAGAGGACAACGTAGATCTGTCGGGCGACGGCATCACCGATATGTCGGCCAACCAGCCTGTGGAAGAAGGTAACGGACCTAAGTTCAAAAGGAAAGAAACAGAGGACGTCATCACTAAGATCGGAGAGACGTTCAAGACCATCGATCTTTTCGAACAGGACACTGCGAAGGCAAAGGGCGAAGCGTCTGCCAATGGGAAGAGATTCCAGCAGAAGACCAAAGAGAGGAACGGCAGATACGTCGGTTCCAGAGTCACCGATGAGAAGAATCCTGATCTCGCCTTCGATGCGACCGTGCGCGCTAGCGCCCCCTATCAGATGAAACGCCATAAGGAGAATGACACCGATATGGCCGTCATCATCGAGAAACAGGACATGAGGGAGAAGATCAGGGAGACGAGGAGCTCCTCAACCTTCTTGTTCGCAGTGGATACAAGCGGTTCGCTCATTATCCGTAACAGGATGGTCGCGGTCAAAGGAGCAATCCTTTCCCTGCTCAAAGAACACTATGTCAAGAAGGACCGCGTAGGTTTCATGACCTTCAACGAGAAGGCCATCACAATGCTTCTGCAACCCTCAAGAGAGGTGGAGGTCATTTACAAGATGCTTGATGATCTGGCCATAGGCAGGAAGACCCCGCTCTCCGGTGCTATACAATACCTCAGCAACTATATGGC
The nucleotide sequence above comes from Methanomassiliicoccales archaeon LGM-RCC1. Encoded proteins:
- a CDS encoding AAA family ATPase, with the translated sequence MKKALLLNIIDPGIGGVLIKGEKGTAKSTSIRSLSQILPMRPTVIGCPFHCDPRYPKRMCIQCREKLSKGEELKSEEMPMTVVELPLSATEDRVSGTLDLEHVLKTGEKKFEPGVLAQANGNVLYVDEVNLLDDHIIDLLLDSAAMGVNYIEREGVSFSHPAKFILIGSMNPEEGSLRPQLLDRFGLCVDIEGEKEVPTRMEVIKRRMEFDKDPEGYLESCKDEIDELRKKIVTARETLSEVKLDDKIIHDIVMVSIHFKMEGHRADITMMRAAKANAALDGRKEVTKQDLREIAPLVLSHRLKKRAFDNVTFDEKELDVCLGI
- a CDS encoding ATP-binding protein codes for the protein MSGNLKTAYYPFSAVYGMDQTKKALMCAIANPRIKSVLIRGPSGTGKTLVARSLGQISGKSIVNIPLNVTDEQLFGCLDIELAVKEGKLSLQEGLLNRGDHNILYMDDINLFEHRIITGVIDAVLSGQVRIERENMSTSYKVDTILVATMNNSDSYLSPPILDHFDMCVTVDYPEDSAGREEILRRSIAYDDDPDVFMEKYREADDEVHDRITRASDILKDEEPSDALMEAIAGVCNNMGIDGHRGDLSAANVAMTLAALDGRTETNESDIMEASVLCLNHRVKVVKGRRVDKKQKLARSTVGFNTDSKAAKKLFTNREDNVDLSGDGITDMSANQPVEEGNGPKFKRKETEDVITKIGETFKTIDLFEQDTAKAKGEASANGKRFQQKTKERNGRYVGSRVTDEKNPDLAFDATVRASAPYQMKRHKENDTDMAVIIEKQDMREKIRETRSSSTFLFAVDTSGSLIIRNRMVAVKGAILSLLKEHYVKKDRVGFMTFNEKAITMLLQPSREVEVIYKMLDDLAIGRKTPLSGAIQYLSNYMAMYTKKRPNDDCYVVLVTDGNANLPLDPDDKETDPLKQALEMAEKVNLPTVKWIVIDTEKREDVEHNAVKFANALHAKYYTLDDLRIETYEEINLVRTANAKII